ACCGCTACATCCTGCGCTCGATCACCGACGAGATCATGTACGAGATCATGCGGCTCTCGGGGCAGGAGTACGTCGACATGTACGCCGGCCGCGCCAAGGACGAGTCCAAGCGGCTCGAGAAGGAAGCGAAGGCAGCCGCCGCCGAGCGCGATGGGGCCGACCAGCACAAGAAGGCGTCCTGACGCGGCTGCGGCTGTGGTCCCGGCCGGCGCTCGCGGTCGAGGACCGGCTCTTCCGGGCGCTGGGGATCCTGCGTGCCGTCCTCCTCGTCAACGCGGTGGCGCTCAACGTCTACCGGGCCGACAACTTCCGCCATCCCGCGTGGGGTGTCGTCGCCGTCGGTGTGATGGCCGGCTGGACGGTCTTGGTCACCAAGCTGTACGCCGACCCGGCGCGCCGGACCGCCTGGCTGCTCGGCGCCGACCTGGCCGTCGTGCTCGGCCTGGTCCTCGCCTCGCCGCTCATCAAGGGGGAAGGGCTGCGCGCCACGATCCCCGGCTTCTGGGTGATGGCGGCGGTGCTGGCGTGGGCCATCCACTGGCACTGGCGCGGTGGACTGGCGGCCGGCGCACTCGTCACCGCCGCCGACCTCTCCGTCCGCAGCGACGTCACGCAGGGCAACTACGGCAACATCTTCCTGCTCCTCGTGGTCGGTCCGATCGTCGGCTTCCTGTGCGAGTCGCTGGAGCTGATGGCCCGGGAGCGGGACGCCGCGCAGCGCGTGGCGATCGCCAGCGAGGAGCGGGCCCGGCTCGCGCGCGCCGTCCACGACGGGGTGCTCCAGGTGCTGGCACTGGTGCAGCGCAAGGGCGGCGAGCTGGCCACGACCGACCCGCAGCTCGGTGAGCTCGGCCGGCTGGCGGGGGAGCAGGAGGCTGCCCTGCGGTCGCTGATCCGCCAGCAGGACGCCGCCGACGGCCCGGACACCACCACGACGGACGTCGCCAGCGCGCTGGAGGAGCTGACCCGGACGAACGGGTCCCCGGTCACGCTCTCGACGCCCGGCGGGCCGGTGCTGCTGCCGGGGCCGGTCGGGTCGGAGCTGGTCGCTGCGGTGCGGACCTGCCTCGACAACGTGCGTACCCACGTCGCGCCGGACGCCCCGGCGTGGGTGCTGCTCGACGACACCGGTGCCGAGGTGACGGTGACCGTGCGCGACGAGGGGCCGGGAATCGCGGCGGGCCGGCTCGCCGAGGCCGAGGACCAGGGCCGGCTCGGCGTCTCGCAGTCGATCATCGGCAGGCTGGCCGAGCTCGGCGGGACCGCCACGCTCGAGACCGGGGCCTTCGGCACAGAGTGGGAGCTCGTCGTCCCCCGGCGCGTCCTAGGCTCCCCGTCGTGACCATCCACTCCGGGCACCCCTTCGCCGATCCCGACCCCGATCCCGTACGCCGGCTGCGCGGCCGGGTCACCGGCACGGTGTCGCTGTGGACCGCCGGGGAGGGTCGCGGCAGGTCCGGGTTGACCGTGACGTCGCTGATGGTCGCCGGGGGCGAGCCGGGTCGGGTGCTCGGCCTGGTCGACCCCGACGCCGACCTGACCGCCGCTCTGGAGTCGACCGGCAAGGCGGTGGTGCAGCTCCTCTCGTGGCACCACCGTGACCTGGCCGAGGCCTTCGCGGGGACCGCGCCCGCTCCCGGCGGGCCCTTCCGGACGGCCGCCTTCGAGGAGACGGCGTACGGCCCGCGGCTCGTGGACGCCGACACCTGGGCGCTGGTCTCGCTCGAGGAGGTGGGCGACGTCGGGTGGTCGCGCCTGGTGACCTGCACCCTCGACGAGGTCGCCGTCGGCGACGACCCCGAGCCGCTGGTCCACCGACGCGGTCGCTGGGTCCGTCCCTGACGCCCTGCGGGACCGACCGGTGCCCACTAGGGTCGCGGTCATGAGCGACCAGCCGATCCGGGTGATGGTGGTCGACGACCACCCGATGTGGCGCGACGCGGTCGAGCGCGACCTGCAGGCAGCGGGGTTCGACGTCGTCGGCGTGGCCGCCAACGGGACCGAGGCGATCGCCCGCTTCCCCGCGGCACGGCCGCAGGTCGTCGTCCTGGACCTGCAGATCCCCGGTCCCAACGGTGTCGAGGTGACCGCGCGGGTGCTCGAGCACGACCCCTCGGCACGGGTGCTGATCCTGTCGGCCTCCGGGGAGCAGGCCGACGTGCTGGCGGCGGTCAAGGCGGGGGCGACCGGCTACCTCGTCAAGTCCGCCTCCCGGCAGGAGCTCCTCGACGCCGTACGCCGGGTCGCCGCGGGCGACACGGTCTTCACCCCCGGGCTCGCCGGTCTGGTGCTGGGGGAGTTCCGCCGGATGGCCGAGGCGCCGGCCGAGACGCCACCGGGGGAGCACCTCACCGAGCGCGAGACCGAGGTGCTCAAGATGGTGGCCAAGGGCATGTCCTACAAGCAGATCGCCGAGCGGCTGGTCATCTCCCACCGGACCGTCCAGAACCACGTCCAGAACACCCTCCGCAAGCTGCAGATGCACAACCGGGTCGAGCTGACCCGCTGGGCGATCGAGCAGGGTCTCGACGGCGATGGGTGACGGCGCCGAGTCGTTCCGGGTCGCGTCCCCGGAGGAGGCCCACGCGCTGATGGAGCTCGAGCGCGACGCCAACCTGGTAGCCCTCGCCCACGTCTTCCCGGCTGCCGAGCACCCCTACCCCGAGGCCGAGGTCGAGGCACGCTGGGACGCCACGCTGGCCGAGGACGGCGTCACGGTGGAGGTGGTCCCCGGTACCGAGGGCCTGCTGGCCCTGGTGGCGTACGACGACCACCGGCTGCGCCACCTCGCGGTCCACCCGTCCGCCTGGGGCCGCGGGCTCGCGCGGTCCGCGGTCGAGCGGGCGGTCACCCGGATGGCGCCCGGGCCGCGGCTGTGGTGCCTCGACGCGAACCACCGGGCGCGGGGGCTGTACGAGCACCTCGGGTGGCGCCCGACCGGAGGGTCGCGTCGGGCCGAGTGGCCGCCCCACCCCGTGGAGAGCGAGTACGCCCTGGCCCGGCCGGCGGACGGGCAGGTCGCGGCCGGGCCGTGACCGGGCTCAGACCCCCAGCACGCGGTCGAGCGTCTCGGCGTCGCGCGCCACGACGGCGGTGCCGTCGTCCAGGAGGATGATCGGCCGCTGGATCGCGCGTGGGTGCGACGCGAGGGCGGCCACCCAGTCGTGCCGGTGCGGGGCGTCGCGCGGCAGGTCGGCGAACCCGGCGTCCGCGCTCTCCTTGTCCCGGGCGATCTCCCAGGGCTCCACGTCGAGCCGGCGCAGGACGTCGTACAGCTCGTCGTGCGTTGGCGGCTCGTCGAGGCAGGAGCGGGTCTCGTACCGCTCGCCCGCCCGCTGCAGCCCGTCGAGGGCCGCCCGGGTCTTGCTGCACGCCACTGTCGTCCAGACCTCCACGACGAGGCATCCTAGGATCAGACGGTGACCGAGGAGCTGTTGGGCATCGCGGACGAGCTCTACGGGCTGCCGCTGCCCGAGTTCACGCCGGCCCGCGACGCGCGTGCCAAGGAGCTGAAGGGCACCGACCTGGCCGCGTCCGTCAAGGCGCTGCGCAAGCCCTCGCTCGCGGCCTGGGTCGTCGACCTGCTCGTACGCCGGGACGCCGAGCAGGTCGGCCAGGTGCTCGACCTGGGGGCGGCACTCCGCGAGGCGGCCGCCGGCATGGACGGCGAGGAGCTCCGGGCCCTGACCCGTCAACGGCGGCAGCTCACGGCAGCCGTCACCACCGGCGCCCGCTCGCTCGCCTCGGAGGCCGGGGTCCGGGTCACCCCAGCAGTGGCCGAGCAGGTCGAGGCGACGCTCACCGCGGCCATGCTCGACGCACGATGCGCCGAGGCGGTCCGCAGCGGGCTGCTCGTGACCGCGCTCGCGGCCACCGGGGTCGACGAGGTCGACCTCACCCGCGCGGTGGCGACCCCGGAGGCCCTCGGCTTCAGCGCCACCCCCGTCGAGCCCGCGCCCCCGGAGCTGCACGTCGTGCCCGACCCCGACGCCGACGAGAAGGCCGTCGCGGCCGCCCGCGAGCAGGCCGAGCGGGCCGGCTCGGCAGTGGCCGCTGCCACGGAGGCGCTCGAGTCGGCACGGACCGACGTGACCGACCTCGAGGCCCGGGGGATGCAGCTGCAGGCCGAGATCGAGGAGCTGCGCCGGAGGCTGGCCGACCTCGAGACGACGTACGAGGAGGTCGACGAGGAGCTCGCCGACGCCGAGGACGTGCGCGCGGAGGCGGAGGCGTCGCTGGCGGCGGCGACCTCCGACCACGAGGCCGCGCTCGCCGCCCTCGCGAGGCTGCGCGGCTAGGGTGCGAAGGCAGGAGGTAGCCATGGGAATCGTCGTCGTCGGAGGCGGACTGGCCGGCGCGCACGCGGTCGAGGAGCTCCGCGCGCAGGGCCACACCGGACCGGTCACCCTCATCGGGTCGGAGCAGCACCCGCCGTACGAGAGGCCGCCGCTGTCGAAGGGGCTCCTGCTCGGCACCGACGAGCCCGACTCGCCGATCGTGCGCGACGCCGGGTGGTACGCCGACCACGACGTCGAGCTGCTGACCGGCCACACCGTGACGGCCGTCGACACCGCTGCGCGCCGGGTCGCCCTCGGCGACCGGGAGCTGGACTACGACCGCCTGCTGCTCGCCACCGGCGCGCGGCCGCGACGACTCGCGGTCGCCGACGACTCCGGCGCCGAGGTCGCGTACCTGCGCACCCTCGAGGACTCGCTCGCGCTCAAGGAGCGGCTCGGCGGCCACCTGCTGGTCATCGGCGCGGGCTGGATCGGCCTCGAGGTGGCCTCCGCGGCGCGTCAGGCCGGCGGCAGCGTCACCGTCGTCGAGAGCGCGTCCCTGCCGCTGGAGCGGGTGCTCGGGCCCGAGGTCGCGCCGGTCTTCGCCGAGCTCCACCGCGAGCACGGCGTCGACCTGCGGCTCGGCACCGGCGTCGCTGCCGTCGAGCACACCGGCGGCGGCACCCGGGTGGTCCTCGACGACGGCAGTGCGATCACCCCCGACCTGGTCGTCGTCGGCATCGGCGCGGTGCCCGAGGACCGGCTCGCCGTCGAGGCAGGTCTCGCCGTCGACGGCGGGGTGCTCGTCGACGCGCGGCTGCGGACCAGCGACGACCACGTCTTCGCCGCCGGTGACGTCGCCCACCACGACCACCCCGTGCTGGGCCACCGGATCCGCGTCGAGCACTGGGACACCGCGATCCACCAGGGCAAGCACGCCGCCCGGGCGATGCTGGGCGACGACGCGGCCTACGACCGGCAGCCGTACTTCTTCACCGACCAGTACGACCTCGGCATGGAGTACGTCGGCCACACCGGCGCCGGCTACGACGACGTGGTGCTCCGCGGCGACCTCGCCGGCCGGATCTTCAGCGCGCTGTGGATCCGGGGCGACCGCGTCGTGGCCGGCATGCACGTCAACGACTGGGACGCCATCGACCCCCTCAAGGCGGTCGTCGGTCGCGAGGCGACCGCGGCCGTACGCGACCCGGGCGTGCCGCTCGCCGACCTCGCGGACTGAGGGTGCCGGCCCGATAGTGCGTCGCGGCAGCCCGATAGTGCGTCACAGAACGGTCGTGGTTCGGCCTGTCTAGCGACCGTTTCGTGACGCACTATCCCCCCGGTGCCGGGGGACCCAGGAGCACCTGTGGATGAGGCGCACGAGCGAGACGGGTGCCGCGCCACCATGTCGCCATGGTTGCCTCGCGGTTCCGCCCGGGGTCGTTCCACCCGGACCGGCCGGGTCTCGTCGCGCCGGTCCGGGTCGACCCGGCGGGGTTGCGGGGGCCGACCCCCGGACAGGCACGCGGACCGGGATGGCGGCGTACGACGAGTGGCCTCTTCACCCCCGCGGACGTCGAGCAGACGGTCGAGCAGCGGATCGTCGAGGCAGCGTCGCTGATCTCGCGCGGCCGTGGCGCAGTCACCGGCTGGGCGGCCCTGCGCTGGCTGGGAGGGAGCTGGTTCGACGGGTCCACGGCGACCCACGCCGCCGGCTTGCCCGTCGACCTGGCGGTCTCCGCGAGGGTGCGTCCGCGGGATGGGGTGGTGGTGTGCCGGGAGCGTTCGGATCCGGCTGAGGTGATCATCGTGGACTCCCTGCCTGTCACCTTCCCCCTCCGGTCGGTGGCCTACGCCATGCGTTATGCACCGGATGTCCGCAGTGCCGCGAAGGTCTTCGCCATGGCGGCGTACGACGACCTCGTCAGTCGCGACGAGATGCGGCTCTACGTCGGCGAGGCCCCCCGAGCGGGCCTGTCGAGCTGGACCGGCGTGCCCTTGGCCCGCGAAGCCCTGCTCCACGCCGACGAGAACTGCTGGTCGCCCCAGGAGGTGCTCATGGAGCTCATCTGGATCCTGGACGCGGGACTGCCCACCCCGCTGATGAACCGCCCGGTCTTCGACCGCCTCGGTCGGCACATCGGCACCCCCGACCTGCTCGACCCGGAGTCCGGAACGATCTGCGAGTACGACGGCAGGCTCCACCTGGAGGGCAGCCGTCGGGCCGGTGACATCCGTCGTGAGGAGGCGTTCCGGGAGGTCGGGCTGGAGGCCCTCACCCTGGTTGCGGGAGACACTGCCGATCCGGACGGGACGGCCCGGCGCATGGTCGCCGCTCGCCGGCGGGCTCGCTGGCTGCCCGAGGGACAGCGGGCGTGGACGACCGAACCGCCGGACTGGTGGGTCCCGACCCTCACCGTGGAGCAGCGTCGGTCCCTGTCAGCCGGCCGACGAGCCAGGCTGCTCCGTCACCGTCGTGCGGCGTGAGGCCGGGTACGGAGATAGTGCGTCACAGATGGGTCGTGTTGTTGCCGCGATGGCGACCGATCCGTGACGGACTATCTCAGAGGTCCGCCCACCCCTTCGACCGCTCGACCGCCGCGAGCCACCGGGTGTGGGCGGCGTCGGCGGCGGACCGGTCGGACGCGGGCTCGAAGCGGCGGTCGAGCGACCAGGTGTCGCGCAGCTGGTCCGTGGAGGACCACACGCCGGTGCCGAGGCCGGCGAGGAACGCCGCGCCCAGCGCGGTGGTCTCGACGATCTCCGGCCGCTCCACGGGTACGCCGACCTGGTCGGCCTGCACCTGGCAGAGCAGGTCGTTGGCGGCCGCCCCGCCGTCGACCCTGAGCGGTCGCGGCTCGCCCTCGACGGGCATCGTCTCGAGCACGTCGCGGACCTCGAAGGCGATCGCCTCCAGGGTCGCCCGGACGACGTGGGCACGGGTCGTGCCGCGGGTCAGCCCGATCAGCAGGCCGCGAGCCTGCGGGTCCCAGTGGGGTGCCCCCAGCCCGGTGAGGGCCGGGACGAAGACGACGCCGTCGGTGTGGTCGACCGTCGCAGCGATCGCGGCAGTCTCGGCCGCGGACCCCACGATCTGCAGCCCGTCGCGCAGCCACTGCACGGCCGCCCCGGTCACGAAGATCGCACCTTCGAGCGCATAGGTCATCTCACCGTCGGGGGAGCGCCACGCGGCGGTCGAGAGCAGCCCGGCCTCCGAGCGCTGGACCGTGCTGCCGGTGTTGGTGAGGATGAACGACCCGGTGCCGTAGGTGCACTTGGAGTCGCCCTCGTCGAAGCAGGTCTGCCCGAAGAGAGCGGACTGCTGGTCGCCGGCGATCCCGGCGATCGGCAGCGACAGCCCGCAGAAGCTGGCGGCGTCGGTCGTCGCGATCTCGCCCCAGCTCGGCACGATCTCCGGCAGCGCGTCGGGGGGCACGCCGAAGATGCCGCACAGCTCCTCGGACCACGTCCCCTCCGCCAGGTCGAAGAGGAGGGTCCGGGAGGCGTTCGACACGTCGGTGACGTGGTGGACCCCGCGCGTCATCCGTGCGATGAGGTAGGAGTCGACCGTGCCGACGGCGTAGCGGCCGGACTCGACGTGGGCCCATGTGTGCGGCTCCTGCTCGGCGAGCCAGACCAGCTTGGTGCCCGAGAAGTACGGGTCGAGCCGCAGCCCGGTCAGCTCCGCCACGCGGTCCTCGTGGCCGGCCTCGCGCATCCGCGTGCAGATCTCGGCCGTACGCCGGTCCTGCCAGACGATCGCGCGGCGGGGCGAGCCGAGGGTCTCCCGGTCCCACAGGACGACCGTCTCGCGCTGGTTCGTGAGGCCCACCCCGGTCAGCTCGGCGGCGTCGACCTCGCGGAGCACCTGTCGGGTGGCCTCGATGGTCGCCTGCCAGATCTCCTCGGGGGCGTGCTCGACCCAGCCGGGTCGCGGGAAGTGCTGGCGGAACTCCTCGTACCCCTTGGCCACGATCGTGCCGACGTCGCTGACGACCACCGCGGTGACTCCGGTGGTGCCCGCGTCGATCGCGAGGATGCTCACGGGGCGGACACCCGGCCGGCCGCCGTCGTCCGGACCACGTCGAGCACCTTCTCGTCGATCCAGGTCAGGTCCGGCGCCACCCGCATCTCGTAGTTCTCGGTCCCGACCCAGGCGTGGAAGTCGTGCTGGCCCTGCGCCCGGGCGAAGCGGGCGAGCTCCTCGGCCAGCTCGGCCGTCACGGGCACCTTCTCCTCCTCGGTGGAGGCGGTGAGGTAGAGGTCGCTGAGGTCGAGCAGCCTGGCGAGCTCGGTCACCGGGTCGTCGTGGTCGTCGACCCGGAGGTCGACCGCGATGTCGTCGCGGCCGCCGTACCCGGCACCCTCGCGGACCACGAGGAGGGCGGCCGACTGCCGCCCACGGCGGTCGCCTCCCGCGTCGTCGCCGGCCGTGAGGGCGGCCAGCAACCGGCGACCCAGGGGCGCGTCGTCGTCGGAGGTGTCCCAAGCGGCCTGCATCGCGATCACGACGTCCTCGCCGGCCAGCACGTTGCCCTGGATGGCGTAGCCGTCGCCGGTGACGCCGCCGGCCCACGGCAGGCACGCCGAACCCGTGTGGGAGACCGCCTCGCCGTCGACGTCGACGAGGCCGACCTGGCGGTGGTCGCGTCCCGCGTCCTCCTCCAGCAGGCGCTGGACGGCGACGCCGGCGGTGGCGCCCTCGTCGAGGTGGGCAAGGGCGATGCCCTTCCACGCGACGTTGGCGTCGGCCTGCGTCGCGATGGCACCGACCTGGGCGACGGCGGCGGGCACCGCCGACCCGACGGCGAGGAACTTCGATGCGACGGCGACTCCCCAGGACTCTCCGTCGGCGGACCGGGCCACGATCGAGAAGGTCATGCCCGGACCCTAGTAGGGACACCGACCGACTGTCGGTCCCCTCTGGTCGGCGCCGGACAACCTCGCTAGAGTCGAGCCGCCCACTTGAACGATCCAAACAACGAGGAGAGTCGATGCGCGTCGGAGTGCTCACCGGAGGCGGGGACTGTCCCGGGCTCAACGCGGTGATCCGGGCCGTGGTCCGCAAGGGCGTCAAGGTGCACGGGTTCGACTTCGTGGGCTACCGCGACGGGTGGAAGGGGCCGCTCGAGGGCCTCACCATGGAGCTCGGCGTCCAGCAGTGCCGCGGCATCCTGCCCCGTGGCGGCACCATCCTGGGGTCCTCCCGCACCAACCCGTTCAAGATCGACGGCGGCGTGGAGAAGATCAAGGAGAACCTCGCCCGCGACGGCGTCGACGCCCTCGTCGCCATCGGTGGCGAGGACACCCTCGGCGTGGCGACGAAGCTCGCCGAGCTCGGTGTCGACGTGGTCGGCGTCCCCAAGACCATCGACAACGACCTGTCGGGCACCGACTTCACCTTCGGCTTCGACACCGCGGTCAACATCGCCACCGAGGCCATCGACCGGCTCCACACCACCGCCGAGTCCCACCACCGGGCGCTCGTCGTCGAGGTGATGGGGCGGCACGCCGGCTGGATCGCGCTGCACGCCGGCATCGCGGGCGGCGCCAACATCGTGCTGATCCCCGAGCAGCCCTTCGACATCGAGGAGGTCTGCCGACTGGTCGAGTCCCGCTTCGAGTCGCGCTACTCCCCGATCCTGGTCGTCTCCGAGGGCGCCGTGCCCAAGGAGGGAGGCGACATGACGCTCGTCTCGGGCGAGAAGGACGCCTTCGGGCACGTACGCCTCGGCGGCATCGGCGACCGGATCGCCAAGGAGATCGAGGACCGGACCGGCGCGGAGGCCCGCGCGGTCGTCCTCGGCCACATCCAGCGCGGCGGCACCCCGACGGCGTTCGACCGGTGGCTGGCCAGCCGCTTCGGGATCCACGCGATCGACGCGGTCGCCGACGGCGAGTTCGGCACCATGATGGCGCTGCGCGGGACCGACATCGTCCGGCTGCCGCTCATCGAGGGCACCGGCGAGCTCAAGCTCGTCAGCCCTGCCGAGTACGCCGAGGCGGAGGTCTTCTTCGGCTGAGGCCGTTCGCGTGTCGACGCGCGACGCGGCCGTGGTGCTTCCCCTCGTACGCCCGGTGGGCCACGATGAGCGGACCTGCCACTCTCGGAAGGGAATGCCATGTCCAGCACACCGCACGTCGAGGCGGAGCAGGACCAGGAGGGATCGCTCCTCCGGGTCATGGGCCCCAAGCTGCTGCTGCTCTTCATCGTCGGCGACATCCTGGGCGCCGGGATCTACGCGGTCACCGGTGCGATCGCCGCCGAGGTCGGGGGAGTCGCCTGGCTGCCCTTCCTCATCGCGTTCTCCGTCGCGACGATCACCGCCTTCGCCTACCTCGAGCTGGTGACCAAGTATCCGCAGGCGGCGGGCGCGGCCCTCTACGCCCACAAGGCGTTCGGCATCCACTTCGTGACCTTCCTGGTGGCGTTCACGGTCGTGTGCTCCGGCATCACCAGCGCGTCGACCTCGTCCAACCTGCTGGCGGCCAACCTGCTCACGGGTCTCGGCGTCGAGGGCGGTGACCCGGGGACCACCGCGATCCTGCTGACCGCGCTCGCCTTCATGGTGCTGCTCGCCGTCATCAACCTGCGCGGGGTCGGGGAGAGCGTGAAGTTCAACGTCGTCCTGACGCTCGTGGAGCTGCTCGCGCTCGCGATCGTGATCCTGATCGGCTTCTACGCGATGGCCACCGAGGGTGCGGACCTCGGCCAGATCGTCGTGTTCGAGACGTCCTCGGACCGCAGCATGTTCGCCGCGACGACGATCGCGACGGCGATCGCCTTCTTCGCGATGGTGGGCTTCGAGGACTCCGTCAACATGGTCGAGGAGGTCAAGGAGCCCGAGAAGATCTTCCCCCGCATCATGCTGACCGGCCTCGGCATCGCGGTCGTGATCTACATGCTGGTGGCGGTCTCGGTCGTGCTGGTCCTGCCCCTGGGCGAGATCCAGTCCTTCGACGGCGAGACCGGGATCCTGCTCGAGGTCGTCAAGGCCGGTGTCCCCGACTTCCCGGTCGGTGACATCTTCCCGTTCCTCACCGTCTTCGCCGTGGCCAACACGGCCCTGATCAACATGCTCATGGCGAGCCGGCTGATCTACGGCATGGCCAACCAGGACGTGCTGCCCCGGTCGCTCGGCAAGGTCCTGCCCGGTCGTCGTACGCCGTGGACCGCGATCGGCTTCACCACCCTGCTGGCCCTCGGCCTCATCACGTTCGTCACCCTGGACGCCGAGAGCTCGGTCGTCGCCGCACTGAGCGGGACCACCGCGTTGCTGCTGCTGATCGTGTTCTCGGTCGTCAACGTGGCGTGCCTGGTGCTCCGGCGCGACACCTCGACGCCCACACGCTTCCGTGCCCCGACGGCACTCCCGGTGATCGGCGCCGTGGCCTGCTTGTTCCTGGCCGGCCCCTGGGCCCGTGACCCCGAGGCCTGGATCCAGTACCGGATCGCCGCGATCCTGCTGGCCATCGGCGTCGCCCTGTGGCTGCTGACGTGGTTCACCAACCGCGGGGTGCGGGCCAAGCGCACGGGCTTCCGCGACATCGAGCACATGGAGGACGAGGTCCGCTGAGTCGTCCGTGCGTCGAGGAGGGCCCCCGACGCACTGGCGCCGGGGGCCCTCCTCGCCCGAGGTCGTGCGGGAGCCGGGCTCCCGGGGATCTCAACGAACGTCGCCGATCCGGGTCACGGGGCCGCCCGCGCGTACGCTGGTCCGGTGAGTGCCGTTCCCGATCTCGCGACCCTGCACGCGATGGGCCCCGCCCAGCAGCCGTCGTACCCCGACCAGGTGGCCGTCGAGGCCGCTGTCGCCCGCCTGCGCACCCAGCCGCCGCTGGTCTTCGCCGGGGAGTGCGACGAGCTCAAGGCCAAGATCGGCGCGGTCGCCCGCGGCGAGGCCTTCCTGCTCCAGGGCGGTGACTGCGCCGAGACCTTCGCCGGCGTCACGGCCGACAACGTCCGGAACAAGCTGCGGGTCATCCTGCAGATGGCGGTGGTCCTGACGTACGCCGCCTCGGTGCCGGTCGTGAAGCTGGGCCGGCTCGCCGGCCAGTACGCCAAGCCCCGCTCCTCGGACTTCGAGACGCGGGACGGGATCACGCTGCCCGCCTACCGCGGCGACGCCGTCAACGGCTACGAGTTCTCCGAGGACTCGCGGCGCCACGACCCGCAGCGGCTCGTCGACGTCTACAACGCCTCCGCGGCGACCCTGAACCTGGTGCGGGCCTTCGTCACCGGCGGCTACGCCGACCTGCGCCAGGTGCACGCCTGGAACACCGACTTCGTGCGCGAGTCGACCGCCGGCCAGCGCTACGAGGAGATGGCCAACGACATCGCCCGGGCGTTGACCTTCATGAAGGCGATCGGTGCCGACCCCGACGAGTTCCACCGGGTCGACTTCCACTCCAGCCACGAGGCGCTGGTCCTCGAGTACGAGCACGCGATGACGCGCATCGACTCGCGCACCCAGCTCCCGTACGACGTGTCGGGGCACTTCGTCTGGATCGGCGAGCGCACCCGCCAGCTCGACGGCGCCCACGTCGAGATGCTGCGCCACATCCAGAACCCGATCGGCGTCAAGCTCGGCCCGACCACCAGTGCCGAC
This genomic interval from Nocardioides euryhalodurans contains the following:
- a CDS encoding APC family permease, which translates into the protein MSSTPHVEAEQDQEGSLLRVMGPKLLLLFIVGDILGAGIYAVTGAIAAEVGGVAWLPFLIAFSVATITAFAYLELVTKYPQAAGAALYAHKAFGIHFVTFLVAFTVVCSGITSASTSSNLLAANLLTGLGVEGGDPGTTAILLTALAFMVLLAVINLRGVGESVKFNVVLTLVELLALAIVILIGFYAMATEGADLGQIVVFETSSDRSMFAATTIATAIAFFAMVGFEDSVNMVEEVKEPEKIFPRIMLTGLGIAVVIYMLVAVSVVLVLPLGEIQSFDGETGILLEVVKAGVPDFPVGDIFPFLTVFAVANTALINMLMASRLIYGMANQDVLPRSLGKVLPGRRTPWTAIGFTTLLALGLITFVTLDAESSVVAALSGTTALLLLIVFSVVNVACLVLRRDTSTPTRFRAPTALPVIGAVACLFLAGPWARDPEAWIQYRIAAILLAIGVALWLLTWFTNRGVRAKRTGFRDIEHMEDEVR
- a CDS encoding class II 3-deoxy-7-phosphoheptulonate synthase, with protein sequence MGPAQQPSYPDQVAVEAAVARLRTQPPLVFAGECDELKAKIGAVARGEAFLLQGGDCAETFAGVTADNVRNKLRVILQMAVVLTYAASVPVVKLGRLAGQYAKPRSSDFETRDGITLPAYRGDAVNGYEFSEDSRRHDPQRLVDVYNASAATLNLVRAFVTGGYADLRQVHAWNTDFVRESTAGQRYEEMANDIARALTFMKAIGADPDEFHRVDFHSSHEALVLEYEHAMTRIDSRTQLPYDVSGHFVWIGERTRQLDGAHVEMLRHIQNPIGVKLGPTTSADDALALAGRLNPDNEPGRLTFITRFGAARIRDGLPQLIEKVTAAGVEVAWVCDPMHGNTFEASSGYKTRRFDDVIDEVQGFFDVHRSLGTWPGGIHVELTGDDVTECVGGGELLDEAGLADRYESVCDPRLNRVQSLELAFLVAKMLRQA